In one Nocardia tengchongensis genomic region, the following are encoded:
- a CDS encoding peptide MFS transporter — MSGVAHDAKPATERTLFGHPIGIANLFGVELWERFSFYGMLTILGYYLYYSVGDGGLGMAESTALGIVGAYGGLVYLSTVLGAWVADRLLGSERTVFYGGVIVMAGHIALAILPGLSGVGVGLVLVALGSGGLKANASSLLGTLYDKDDPRADGGFTLFYLGINLGAFAGPLITGVLQDHVGFHYGFGAAAIGMAIGLTQYVVFRKNLGVHGRDVPNPLPRTEIPKVIAALAAFVVLVAIAAATKLVTLSNLPNVTTGVIAVASIAYFAIMLTSDKVTAVERTRVRAYMPLFVANAVFWSLFQQIFTVLSAYSDKRMTWSIFGWTAPSNWIGSMEPVWIIALSPLFAIMWTRLGNRAPSTPRKFALGVIGMGAAFLLFTLFSGTEGKSVSFVIVFFILGAFAISELMLSPIGLSVTTKLAPNAFRAQMMALYFFSVGIGTSMSGVLAKYYDPSHELAYFGITGLIAMTVGAIVWSIAPWISRHMEGVH; from the coding sequence ATGTCAGGAGTAGCTCACGACGCGAAACCGGCCACTGAACGCACCCTGTTCGGCCATCCCATCGGTATCGCGAATCTGTTCGGCGTCGAGTTGTGGGAACGGTTCTCGTTCTACGGGATGCTCACGATTCTCGGCTACTACCTGTACTACTCGGTCGGTGACGGCGGTCTGGGCATGGCCGAGTCGACCGCGCTCGGCATCGTCGGCGCGTACGGCGGTCTGGTCTACCTGTCGACCGTGCTCGGCGCGTGGGTGGCCGACCGGCTGCTCGGCTCCGAACGCACCGTCTTCTACGGCGGCGTCATCGTCATGGCCGGTCACATCGCGCTGGCGATCCTGCCCGGCCTGAGCGGTGTCGGTGTCGGTCTGGTGCTGGTCGCGCTCGGTTCGGGCGGGTTGAAGGCGAACGCCTCCTCGCTGCTGGGCACCCTCTACGACAAGGACGACCCGCGCGCGGACGGCGGTTTCACGCTGTTCTATCTGGGCATAAACCTGGGCGCCTTCGCCGGTCCGCTGATCACCGGTGTGCTACAGGATCACGTCGGCTTCCACTACGGCTTCGGTGCCGCCGCGATCGGTATGGCGATCGGCCTCACCCAGTACGTCGTCTTCCGCAAGAACCTCGGCGTGCACGGGCGTGATGTGCCGAACCCGTTGCCGCGCACCGAGATTCCGAAGGTGATCGCCGCCCTCGCGGCATTCGTCGTGCTGGTCGCGATCGCCGCGGCGACCAAGCTGGTGACGCTGTCGAACCTGCCCAACGTCACCACCGGCGTGATCGCCGTGGCCTCGATCGCCTACTTCGCAATCATGCTGACCAGCGACAAGGTCACCGCGGTGGAACGCACCCGGGTGCGCGCGTACATGCCGCTGTTCGTCGCGAACGCCGTGTTCTGGTCGCTGTTCCAGCAGATCTTCACCGTGCTGTCGGCCTACTCCGACAAGCGCATGACCTGGTCCATCTTCGGCTGGACCGCGCCCTCGAACTGGATCGGCTCGATGGAGCCGGTGTGGATCATCGCCCTGTCGCCGCTGTTCGCCATCATGTGGACCCGCCTGGGCAACCGCGCCCCCAGCACCCCGCGCAAGTTCGCGCTCGGCGTGATCGGCATGGGCGCGGCCTTCCTGCTGTTCACCCTCTTCTCCGGCACCGAAGGCAAATCGGTCTCGTTCGTCATCGTCTTCTTCATCCTCGGCGCGTTCGCGATCTCGGAACTCATGCTCTCCCCGATCGGCCTCTCGGTCACCACCAAGCTGGCCCCCAACGCCTTCCGAGCCCAGATGATGGCCCTCTACTTCTTCTCCGTAGGCATCGGCACCTCCATGTCCGGCGTCCTCGCCAAGTACTACGACCCCTCCCACGAACTCGCCTACTTCGGCATCACCGGCCTGATCGCCATGACCGTCGGCGCCATCGTCTGGTCCATCGCCCCCTGGATCAGCCGCCACATGGAGGGCGTGCACTGA
- a CDS encoding septum formation initiator family protein → MTERRVRGTSPAGRSDRRPSRSARSKTTSGGKRAETATAASKSGAGPKTAAKARATAGQGTAKRRAAAAKAERHERKILGLSTGRAVLLAAVLAGLALTLAVPLRTYFTQRADAAELATQHRQLEEDVTVLRDRRAQQQDPNYIKAEARDRLRLVMPGDTPYIVQIPEIEQPAIPTQPAKPRQPDPWYTQVWHSISSPQPVVAAPAPAPPAPAPPPPAVPSEEGPPR, encoded by the coding sequence ATGACGGAGCGACGGGTGCGCGGTACCAGTCCGGCAGGACGAAGTGACCGGCGCCCGTCGCGATCCGCCAGGTCCAAGACCACCTCGGGCGGGAAGCGGGCCGAAACCGCCACCGCCGCATCGAAGTCCGGCGCGGGCCCGAAAACCGCGGCCAAGGCTCGCGCCACGGCCGGTCAGGGGACCGCCAAGCGCCGCGCCGCGGCCGCCAAAGCCGAACGGCACGAACGCAAGATCCTGGGCCTGTCCACCGGCCGCGCGGTCCTGCTGGCCGCCGTGCTGGCGGGCCTCGCGCTCACCCTGGCGGTGCCGCTGCGCACGTACTTCACCCAGCGCGCCGACGCCGCCGAACTGGCCACCCAGCATCGTCAGCTGGAAGAGGACGTCACGGTGCTGCGTGATCGCCGTGCCCAGCAACAGGATCCGAACTACATCAAGGCCGAGGCCCGGGACCGGCTGCGCCTGGTGATGCCGGGGGACACCCCCTACATCGTGCAGATCCCCGAGATCGAGCAACCGGCCATCCCGACCCAGCCCGCCAAACCGCGGCAGCCCGACCCCTGGTACACGCAGGTGTGGCACAGCATTTCGTCGCCGCAACCCGTCGTCGCCGCCCCCGCCCCCGCCCCACCCGCCCCGGCGCCCCCGCCGCCAGCAGTACCGTCCGAGGAAGGACCCCCCAGGTGA
- a CDS encoding TauD/TfdA family dioxygenase, whose protein sequence is MLHHEKLDPIERRDLPESATRAIHYLAAEIAVTVGATPEIAATLSHPVLLRHIDAKYGRLPDVVHEAMRPPATAAGVAVISRLPVVEDALGPTPFNWEEAAAWAGDRARRSTSLELDIALLLLARCAGEPFGWQGQQAGRLVNNILPTPGHEHEQSGASSTTLLSPHTEDAFHPGRANLLMLGCLRNPDRVATTVSSIRQVELDAAQWKLLRTARLPILPDISYGDGFDDSTAPPVPTVGADPDGPTLRFDPAYTPLDRADDQFRCAYQHLAGELERVSRTTALAPGELLLVDNDVVVHGRVPFTPRYDGTDRWLKRVNIRLPQRRRAVGESAEDGYGQRVVAPFSTTRGQHP, encoded by the coding sequence ATGCTCCACCACGAAAAGCTCGACCCGATCGAACGGCGCGACCTGCCGGAATCCGCGACCCGAGCCATCCACTACCTTGCGGCTGAGATCGCCGTCACAGTGGGAGCCACGCCCGAGATCGCAGCCACCCTCTCGCATCCGGTCCTGTTGCGCCACATCGACGCCAAATACGGCAGGTTGCCCGACGTCGTGCACGAGGCCATGCGCCCGCCCGCCACCGCGGCCGGCGTCGCGGTGATCAGCCGGCTACCGGTCGTCGAGGACGCGCTCGGACCGACCCCGTTCAACTGGGAGGAGGCCGCCGCCTGGGCCGGAGACCGGGCGCGGCGGTCCACCTCGCTCGAACTCGACATCGCGCTGCTGCTGCTGGCGCGCTGCGCCGGTGAGCCGTTCGGCTGGCAGGGCCAGCAGGCCGGGCGGCTGGTCAACAACATCCTGCCGACCCCCGGGCACGAACACGAACAGTCGGGGGCCAGCAGCACCACGCTGCTCAGCCCGCACACCGAGGACGCCTTCCACCCCGGACGCGCCAACCTGCTGATGCTCGGCTGCCTGCGCAATCCGGACCGGGTCGCGACCACGGTGTCCTCGATCCGGCAGGTGGAACTCGATGCGGCGCAATGGAAGCTGCTGCGCACCGCCCGGCTGCCGATCCTGCCCGACATCTCCTACGGCGACGGCTTCGACGACTCGACCGCGCCGCCCGTCCCCACCGTCGGCGCCGACCCCGACGGACCGACACTGCGTTTCGACCCCGCCTACACCCCGCTCGACCGCGCCGACGACCAATTCCGCTGCGCCTACCAGCATTTGGCCGGTGAACTGGAAAGGGTCAGTCGCACCACCGCTTTGGCTCCCGGCGAGCTACTACTGGTGGACAATGACGTGGTGGTGCACGGGCGGGTGCCGTTCACCCCGCGCTACGACGGCACCGACCGCTGGCTCAAGCGAGTCAACATCCGCCTGCCGCAACGCCGTCGCGCGGTCGGCGAATCCGCCGAGGACGGCTACGGCCAGCGCGTCGTCGCACCCTTCAGCACGACCCGAGGACAGCACCCGTGA
- a CDS encoding MATE family efflux transporter, with translation MIGALRQSDGRQLTSLATPIALTQLAQVAVSTTNIALMGTLGVRQVAAGGLALVLFNQIRTMCVGLITGTGNQVATVVSRAEKQGRRGEGQVRAVVRSSFLIATIAGLLGGALLIGLGWVLQWLGQDAAVLAQARPMMVALAPGLLPCLWFQVLRQYTVGMQRPQALLLVTLGSVALNLVLALAFMHGWAGLPELGLTGIGVATSLVFLITFGVFWAMVRRDPKLGATLPVRMWPVHAATVWEELRLGTPIALTYGSEAGMFSVLALVMGSLGAAALAAHNVVYQIVYIVFQVAIGLSHGASILVSKAVARDEYAQARSVAWLALRYAGLVAALTGLAYALAPDWVSKPFLADSDAATVSAAHTLLLIAIVLQFFDAAQNIGVGLLRGLKDTKAGFRLSLVGYWGVGLPTAPLLAFPAGLGAAGVWWGLTAGLATTAALMLRRYFRLLHVREQEHPRVLAGSLGH, from the coding sequence ATGATCGGGGCGCTTCGGCAATCCGATGGGCGGCAGTTGACCTCGCTGGCCACGCCCATCGCCTTGACTCAGCTCGCCCAGGTGGCGGTGTCCACCACCAATATCGCGTTGATGGGGACGCTCGGGGTGCGGCAGGTGGCCGCGGGCGGGCTGGCGCTGGTGTTGTTCAACCAGATCCGGACCATGTGCGTCGGGCTGATCACCGGGACCGGCAATCAGGTGGCGACCGTGGTGAGCCGGGCCGAGAAGCAGGGGCGGCGGGGTGAGGGACAGGTCCGGGCCGTGGTGCGGTCGAGTTTTCTGATCGCCACCATCGCCGGATTGCTCGGCGGCGCACTGCTGATCGGGCTGGGCTGGGTGTTGCAATGGCTGGGGCAGGACGCCGCGGTGCTGGCGCAGGCGCGGCCGATGATGGTGGCGCTGGCCCCGGGACTGCTGCCGTGCCTGTGGTTCCAGGTATTGCGGCAGTACACGGTCGGGATGCAGCGGCCGCAGGCGCTGCTGCTGGTGACGCTCGGGTCGGTGGCGCTGAATCTGGTGCTGGCGCTGGCGTTCATGCACGGCTGGGCCGGGCTGCCGGAGCTGGGATTGACCGGGATCGGCGTGGCCACCTCGCTGGTCTTCCTGATCACCTTCGGGGTGTTCTGGGCGATGGTGCGGCGGGATCCGAAACTGGGTGCGACACTGCCGGTTCGGATGTGGCCGGTGCACGCGGCGACGGTGTGGGAGGAACTGCGGCTGGGGACGCCGATCGCGCTCACCTACGGGTCCGAGGCGGGCATGTTCTCGGTGCTGGCGCTGGTGATGGGCAGTCTCGGGGCGGCGGCGCTGGCGGCGCACAATGTCGTCTATCAGATCGTGTACATCGTGTTCCAGGTGGCGATCGGGCTCTCGCACGGCGCGTCGATTCTGGTCAGCAAGGCGGTGGCGCGTGACGAGTACGCGCAAGCGCGTTCGGTGGCGTGGCTGGCGCTGCGGTACGCGGGACTGGTCGCGGCGCTGACCGGGCTCGCCTACGCGCTGGCGCCGGACTGGGTGTCGAAGCCGTTCCTGGCCGACAGCGATGCCGCGACCGTGTCGGCGGCGCACACCCTGCTGTTGATCGCGATCGTGCTGCAGTTCTTCGACGCCGCCCAGAACATCGGGGTCGGTTTGCTGCGCGGACTCAAGGACACCAAGGCCGGGTTCCGGCTGTCCCTGGTGGGCTACTGGGGTGTGGGATTGCCCACGGCGCCGCTGCTTGCCTTCCCCGCCGGATTGGGGGCGGCGGGGGTCTGGTGGGGGCTGACAGCTGGGCTTGCGACCACCGCTGCCCTGATGCTGCGCCGCTACTTCCGCCTGCTGCACGTGCGTGAGCAGGAACATCCGCGAGTGCTGGCCGGTAGCCTCGGACATTAG
- a CDS encoding phosphodiesterase, translating to MHISRVAEYARADHVLFHFSDTHLIAADSDLYDAVDAEARLSALLGQAEASRITPTAIIFTGDLTDKGEPGAYRKLRDLVEPWAERIGAPVVWVAGNHDERGTLRAQLLDEAPSAAPFDVVHMFDGLRVIALDTTVPGQHWGEITDDQLAWLRDVLAEPAPFGTVLAMHHPPIPCVQDLAVLVELRDQRRLADVLDGTDVRAILAGHLHLSSTASFAGIPVSVASATCYSQDMAVAEGGQRGRDGAQAFNYVHIYPDTIVHSVVPIGHGPTVGRPADPEQAAVKLADAGIVIPPAARIPHVLRRRTEAPESDGKTVP from the coding sequence GTGCACATCTCGCGAGTCGCCGAGTACGCCAGGGCGGACCATGTCCTGTTCCACTTCAGCGACACCCACCTGATCGCCGCTGACAGCGACCTGTACGACGCCGTCGACGCCGAGGCGCGACTGTCCGCGCTGCTCGGTCAGGCCGAGGCCAGTCGCATCACCCCGACCGCCATCATCTTCACCGGCGACCTCACCGACAAAGGCGAGCCGGGCGCGTACCGCAAGCTGCGGGACCTGGTGGAGCCGTGGGCCGAACGCATCGGCGCGCCCGTGGTGTGGGTCGCGGGCAACCACGACGAGCGCGGCACCCTGCGCGCGCAGCTGCTCGACGAAGCTCCGTCCGCCGCACCGTTCGACGTTGTCCACATGTTCGACGGCCTGCGCGTGATCGCGCTCGACACCACCGTTCCCGGGCAGCACTGGGGCGAGATCACCGACGACCAATTGGCCTGGCTCCGAGACGTTCTCGCCGAACCCGCGCCCTTCGGCACCGTCCTGGCCATGCACCACCCGCCCATCCCGTGCGTGCAGGACCTGGCCGTGCTGGTGGAACTGCGCGACCAGCGCCGCCTCGCCGACGTCCTCGACGGCACCGATGTGCGCGCCATTCTGGCCGGGCACCTGCATCTTTCGAGCACCGCCAGCTTCGCGGGCATCCCCGTCTCGGTGGCCTCGGCCACCTGCTACAGCCAGGACATGGCGGTCGCCGAGGGCGGCCAGCGCGGCCGCGACGGCGCGCAGGCGTTCAACTACGTGCACATCTACCCCGACACCATCGTGCATTCGGTGGTGCCGATCGGTCACGGCCCGACCGTCGGCCGGCCCGCCGATCCCGAGCAGGCGGCGGTCAAGCTCGCCGATGCCGGCATCGTGATCCCGCCGGCGGCCCGCATCCCCCACGTCCTGCGCCGCCGGACCGAGGCTCCCGAGTCGGACGGCAAGACCGTGCCGTGA
- a CDS encoding lytic transglycosylase domain-containing protein — protein MNGVRIRMAGLRAPLTRAGLVGTAVALVLLTGCGTTHLTPVPDDMPPGAGAPIPAIDLDAPGRTAIQLHDWAKEQRESTGIPVLALEAYGYAAAVMARSKPECGIGWTTLAGIASVESQHGSHAGSSIADDGTVSPPIRGLALDGSPGRARILDASSTDANPVYVRAMGPFQFIPETWKRWGVDANGDGKIDPDNIDDAALTAARYLCAMGGDLTAAPGWQQALLTYNQSTSYMNTVRYRAAAYSVGRTV, from the coding sequence ATGAACGGTGTGCGTATCCGAATGGCCGGCCTCCGGGCCCCGCTGACCCGCGCCGGCCTGGTGGGCACGGCCGTCGCCCTCGTCCTGCTGACCGGTTGCGGGACAACCCATCTCACGCCCGTGCCCGACGACATGCCGCCGGGCGCGGGCGCCCCGATCCCCGCGATCGACCTGGATGCCCCGGGCCGCACCGCGATTCAGCTACACGACTGGGCGAAGGAACAGCGCGAGTCGACCGGCATCCCGGTGCTCGCGCTCGAGGCCTACGGGTACGCGGCCGCGGTGATGGCCCGATCCAAGCCGGAATGCGGCATCGGATGGACGACACTCGCGGGCATCGCCAGCGTGGAGAGTCAGCACGGATCGCACGCCGGCTCGAGCATCGCCGACGACGGCACCGTCTCGCCCCCGATCCGCGGGCTGGCGCTGGACGGTTCGCCGGGCCGCGCCCGCATCCTCGACGCGAGCTCCACCGACGCGAATCCGGTCTACGTCCGCGCGATGGGTCCGTTCCAGTTCATTCCCGAGACCTGGAAGCGCTGGGGTGTGGACGCCAACGGTGACGGCAAGATCGACCCGGACAACATCGACGACGCGGCCCTCACCGCCGCCCGCTACCTGTGCGCCATGGGCGGCGACCTCACCGCCGCGCCCGGCTGGCAACAGGCCCTGCTGACCTACAACCAATCCACCAGCTACATGAATACCGTCCGGTATCGAGCCGCCGCTTACAGCGTCGGCCGCACCGTTTGA
- a CDS encoding Ppx/GppA phosphatase family protein — MSNAEFAQSSATDGRPAAAGHERIAAIDCGTNSIRLLIADATHDDAGTPRLTDVHREMRIVRLGQGVDATGALNPEAIERTRVALRDYVDLMLKYGVTRVRMVATSATRDASNREDFFTMTGEELGRVVAGAQAEVITGDEEARLSFAGAVGELSSAAGPFVVVDLGGGSTEVVLGDANGVQSAYSADIGCVRITERCLHGNPPTREEVAAARFFASERLAQAFGVVPVERAHTWVGVAGTMTTIAAVALDLPEYDSERVHLTRLPLSELRAVCDRLIGMNHDQRAALGPMHPGRVDVIGGGAVVAEVLADELARRAGIGELIVSEHDILDGIALSIA; from the coding sequence ATGAGCAACGCGGAATTCGCCCAGAGCTCGGCGACGGACGGCCGCCCGGCGGCTGCCGGACACGAGCGGATCGCGGCGATCGACTGCGGTACCAACTCCATTCGCCTGCTGATCGCCGACGCCACCCATGACGACGCGGGCACGCCCCGGCTGACCGACGTGCATCGGGAGATGCGGATCGTGCGACTGGGCCAGGGCGTGGATGCCACCGGCGCGCTGAATCCCGAAGCGATCGAACGCACTCGGGTGGCGTTGCGCGACTACGTGGACCTGATGCTGAAATACGGCGTGACGCGGGTGCGCATGGTCGCCACCTCGGCCACCCGCGACGCGTCCAACCGCGAGGACTTCTTCACCATGACCGGCGAGGAGCTGGGCCGGGTGGTGGCCGGAGCGCAGGCCGAGGTCATCACCGGTGACGAGGAGGCCCGGCTGTCGTTCGCGGGCGCGGTCGGGGAACTGTCCAGTGCCGCCGGTCCTTTCGTAGTGGTCGATCTGGGCGGCGGCTCCACCGAGGTGGTGCTGGGCGACGCCAACGGCGTGCAGTCGGCCTACTCCGCCGACATCGGCTGCGTGCGCATCACCGAGCGCTGCCTGCACGGCAATCCGCCCACCCGCGAAGAGGTCGCGGCTGCGCGCTTCTTCGCCTCCGAGCGGCTGGCGCAGGCCTTCGGTGTGGTGCCGGTGGAGCGGGCGCACACCTGGGTGGGTGTGGCCGGGACCATGACCACCATCGCGGCCGTCGCGCTGGATCTGCCCGAATACGATTCGGAGCGAGTGCATCTCACCCGGCTGCCGCTGTCGGAACTGCGCGCGGTGTGCGATCGGCTGATCGGTATGAACCACGACCAGCGGGCCGCGCTCGGGCCGATGCACCCGGGCCGGGTGGATGTGATCGGCGGTGGCGCGGTGGTTGCCGAGGTGCTGGCCGATGAGCTGGCCCGGCGCGCCGGGATCGGTGAGCTGATCGTCAGTGAGCACGACATCCTGGACGGAATCGCGCTTTCGATTGCCTGA
- a CDS encoding DUF1254 domain-containing protein produces MATDAYVFGYPLVLMDATHQQSLTSTPNNRWVAVPPLDPTINAVVDPNVDTIYTSAWVDLKREPVVVEIPEITDRYWLMQVLDAWSNTVGDPSSIDPKDGKQDSVHTYVLTGPNFSGTVPEGMTQVPITTNTAWLIDRTEYHDEADIANAQAAQGQMKMATLSEWESGERPAPLGNPPINSAVPPPDAVAKMNGPAFFGRLNALMVGNPPAADDAPAMKRFASIGVTPGGTVDSALASDLSAGVQAGKDQITNYKNPGAKNENGWAFNTNQGAYGTGYALRAYTARGALGENLPKDAVYPTVEIDAGTPDAPKRYVMKFAAGKTPPVKGFWSLTAYTPEGYLVPNPAGIYSVGHQVPVVPGPDGSVELVIQAADPGPAVPHGNWLPIAESGKGRLMIRLYAADPQALDGTWQLPAVTQVN; encoded by the coding sequence GTGGCGACGGATGCCTACGTCTTCGGCTATCCACTGGTGCTGATGGACGCGACCCATCAGCAGAGCCTGACCTCCACACCGAACAATCGGTGGGTGGCCGTGCCGCCGCTGGATCCGACCATCAACGCGGTCGTCGATCCCAATGTCGACACCATCTACACCTCGGCATGGGTGGATCTGAAGCGCGAGCCGGTCGTGGTCGAGATCCCCGAGATCACCGATCGGTACTGGCTCATGCAGGTGCTCGACGCGTGGAGCAACACCGTGGGCGATCCGTCCAGCATCGATCCCAAGGACGGCAAGCAGGACAGTGTGCACACCTACGTGCTGACCGGGCCGAACTTCTCGGGCACCGTGCCCGAGGGGATGACTCAGGTGCCCATCACCACCAATACCGCGTGGCTGATCGACCGCACCGAGTACCACGACGAGGCCGACATCGCGAATGCGCAAGCCGCACAAGGCCAGATGAAGATGGCGACGCTGAGCGAATGGGAAAGCGGGGAACGGCCCGCCCCGCTGGGCAATCCGCCGATCAACAGTGCGGTTCCGCCGCCGGACGCCGTGGCCAAGATGAACGGGCCGGCCTTCTTCGGCAGACTCAACGCACTCATGGTCGGCAACCCGCCCGCCGCCGACGACGCGCCGGCGATGAAGCGCTTCGCCAGCATCGGGGTCACGCCCGGCGGCACGGTCGACTCGGCCCTGGCCTCGGACCTCAGCGCCGGGGTGCAGGCGGGTAAGGATCAGATCACGAACTACAAGAACCCGGGCGCCAAGAACGAGAACGGCTGGGCCTTCAACACCAATCAGGGCGCCTACGGCACCGGCTACGCGTTGCGGGCCTACACCGCGCGGGGCGCGCTGGGCGAGAACCTGCCCAAGGACGCCGTCTACCCGACCGTGGAGATCGACGCCGGAACCCCCGACGCGCCCAAGCGGTACGTCATGAAGTTCGCGGCCGGAAAGACCCCGCCGGTCAAGGGATTCTGGTCGTTGACCGCCTACACGCCGGAGGGCTACCTGGTCCCCAACCCGGCCGGGATCTATTCCGTCGGCCATCAGGTGCCGGTCGTTCCCGGCCCCGACGGCTCGGTCGAGCTGGTCATTCAAGCGGCCGACCCGGGACCCGCGGTCCCGCACGGCAATTGGCTGCCGATCGCCGAGTCGGGCAAGGGACGGCTGATGATTCGCCTCTACGCCGCCGATCCGCAGGCGCTCGACGGCACCTGGCAGCTGCCCGCGGTCACCCAGGTCAACTGA
- a CDS encoding cysteine synthase family protein → MSELIGRTPLFELAVSPITGTRLFLKLETMNPTGTAKIRMARAMVLDAERRGLLRPGGHIVESTSGNTGLGLAVVARERGYRFTAVVDNHACKAKLNAMRAMGTVLEFVSDDGDDGLSTSAREERAAELAAQLGAYFPAQHANPANGVGYVALAGELVADLGHVDVLVAAVGTGGSLFGTARGLRERGCDPRLIGVEPEGSIAFGGPGHDYWQSGTGTPIGAEPGVHVDQDLHLIEERDRVKVSDVNAFATTRALASELGLLIGGSSGSSVYAALTRIDEFPCHSTVLVIINDDGEKYLDTVFDDEWMADRDLLDVEREAEIARLLAAHRPAARPDPRERAALRHLHYALPDDYAVENGLTGRPLREYADAKVPEATLIHQLELVDMPAHEIGELLAAGDDGLVCLALDKYRQRLEDQAAMLAQLIAKMRGGTPEPPATHTILMPDATPATDSALAATRGAAPAHTPGAVTGSVGGSTPAGTPGSAPGATADAAASTDGAAAK, encoded by the coding sequence GTGTCCGAGCTCATCGGACGGACACCGCTGTTCGAGCTGGCCGTCAGCCCGATCACGGGGACGCGGCTGTTCCTCAAGCTCGAGACCATGAACCCGACCGGGACCGCCAAGATCCGGATGGCCCGGGCCATGGTGCTGGACGCGGAACGGCGCGGGCTGCTGCGGCCGGGCGGGCACATCGTCGAATCGACCTCCGGGAACACGGGTTTGGGGCTGGCGGTGGTGGCGCGCGAACGCGGGTACCGGTTCACCGCGGTGGTCGACAATCACGCCTGCAAGGCCAAGCTGAACGCCATGCGGGCGATGGGCACGGTGCTCGAATTCGTGTCCGACGACGGTGACGACGGGCTGTCGACCTCCGCGCGCGAGGAACGCGCCGCGGAGCTGGCGGCGCAGCTGGGCGCGTACTTCCCGGCGCAGCACGCCAATCCCGCCAATGGCGTCGGATATGTCGCGCTGGCCGGGGAATTGGTGGCCGACCTCGGCCACGTCGACGTGCTGGTGGCGGCGGTGGGCACCGGCGGATCGCTGTTCGGGACCGCGCGCGGGCTGCGGGAGAGGGGCTGCGATCCGCGGTTGATCGGGGTCGAGCCGGAGGGGTCGATCGCCTTCGGCGGGCCCGGGCACGACTACTGGCAGTCCGGCACCGGCACGCCGATCGGCGCGGAACCCGGGGTGCACGTGGATCAGGATCTGCACCTGATCGAGGAGCGGGACCGGGTGAAGGTCTCCGACGTGAACGCCTTCGCCACCACCCGCGCGCTGGCCTCGGAACTGGGGCTGCTGATCGGCGGATCCTCCGGCAGCTCGGTGTACGCGGCGCTCACCCGGATCGACGAATTCCCGTGCCACTCCACCGTTCTCGTGATCATCAACGATGACGGCGAGAAGTACCTGGACACCGTGTTCGACGACGAGTGGATGGCCGACCGCGACCTGCTCGACGTCGAACGCGAGGCCGAGATAGCGCGGCTGCTCGCCGCCCACCGGCCCGCAGCCCGCCCCGACCCGCGTGAGCGCGCGGCCCTGCGGCACCTGCACTACGCGCTGCCCGACGACTACGCGGTCGAGAACGGCCTCACCGGACGGCCGCTGCGCGAGTACGCCGACGCGAAGGTGCCCGAGGCCACGCTGATCCACCAGCTGGAACTGGTCGACATGCCCGCGCACGAGATCGGGGAACTGCTCGCCGCCGGCGACGACGGCCTGGTCTGCCTGGCCCTCGACAAATACCGGCAGCGGCTCGAGGACCAGGCCGCCATGCTCGCGCAACTGATCGCGAAAATGCGCGGCGGCACGCCCGAACCGCCCGCCACCCACACCATCCTGATGCCGGACGCGACGCCCGCCACAGATTCCGCGCTCGCGGCCACCCGTGGTGCCGCGCCCGCCCACACCCCCGGTGCCGTAACCGGGTCGGTCGGAGGTTCCACGCCCGCAGGCACTCCGGGCTCCGCGCCCGGGGCGACCGCCGATGCCGCCGCGTCCACGGACGGGGCTGCCGCGAAATGA
- a CDS encoding DUF501 domain-containing protein, whose amino-acid sequence MTAAENEPSERDLAIVAEQLGRAPRGVLAIAYHTPDGLPAVVKTAPKLPDGTPFPTLYYLTDPRLTAEASRLETTGLMRDMSERLTRDPELAAAYRAAYDSYLSERNAIEDLGTDFAGGGMPDRVKCLHVLIAHSLAKGPGLNTLGDEAVALAAEHGLRGTAIPADWPKYEQYRTDSETGEA is encoded by the coding sequence GTGACCGCAGCCGAGAACGAACCCAGCGAGCGCGATCTCGCGATCGTCGCCGAGCAACTGGGCCGGGCTCCGCGCGGCGTGCTCGCCATCGCGTACCACACCCCGGACGGCCTGCCCGCGGTCGTGAAGACCGCGCCCAAGCTGCCCGACGGCACCCCCTTCCCGACGCTCTACTACCTCACCGACCCGCGCCTCACCGCCGAGGCCAGCCGGCTCGAGACCACCGGCCTGATGCGCGACATGTCCGAACGCCTCACCCGCGATCCGGAACTGGCCGCCGCCTACCGCGCCGCCTACGACAGCTACCTGTCCGAGCGCAACGCCATCGAGGACCTGGGCACCGACTTCGCCGGCGGCGGCATGCCCGACCGGGTGAAGTGCCTGCACGTCCTGATCGCCCACTCCCTGGCCAAGGGCCCGGGTCTCAACACCCTCGGTGACGAGGCCGTCGCCCTGGCCGCCGAACACGGACTGCGCGGCACCGCCATCCCTGCCGACTGGCCGAAATACGAGCAGTACCGCACCGATTCGGAGACCGGCGAGGCCTGA